A single window of Metallosphaera hakonensis JCM 8857 = DSM 7519 DNA harbors:
- a CDS encoding isochorismatase family cysteine hydrolase, with amino-acid sequence MDLRQILTPSNSILVVWDVQNGLVNGIFNKEQFVKALERTINAARKSKVPVVYTKITPFPSGFEPYSSKVSSRQFRFTSADLELYEKPLEGEIILQKNTWSIFVGTNFELLLRNSGRNAIIFTGIATEIGVETSARHAFALGFMPVIVSDAVSSFNKEGHERSLTNMKDFFPVVTSEELEKILQ; translated from the coding sequence ATGGATCTAAGACAGATTTTAACACCAAGTAATTCAATCCTTGTTGTTTGGGATGTACAAAATGGGTTAGTTAATGGAATATTTAACAAAGAACAATTTGTAAAGGCCTTAGAGCGAACAATCAATGCGGCTAGAAAGTCAAAAGTTCCTGTAGTTTACACAAAGATTACACCTTTTCCAAGTGGGTTCGAGCCTTACTCCTCTAAAGTTTCATCGAGGCAATTCAGATTCACCAGCGCAGACTTGGAACTATACGAGAAACCTTTAGAGGGCGAGATAATACTACAAAAGAACACTTGGAGTATTTTCGTAGGTACCAATTTCGAGCTCCTGCTCAGGAACTCTGGTAGAAACGCCATTATTTTCACTGGAATTGCCACAGAGATCGGGGTTGAAACCAGTGCCAGGCATGCCTTCGCCTTAGGTTTCATGCCAGTCATAGTAAGCGACGCTGTCTCTTCGTTCAACAAGGAAGGCCATGAAAGGTCACTGACCAACATGAAAGACTTCTTCCCTGTAGTGACCTCAGAGGAATTAGAGAAAATTCTCCAATAA
- a CDS encoding DUF3834 domain-containing protein → MLKVIAAPGPVSYPMIASTMKNKEISIDFGKEGSADVILDSTVSLVRRGIRMDYITVKGLMVVSPDVGRRIGVWRKGSAADVLARALLDKKGIKGEILYADEMPKLMEMMNKGDVDSIVIPSPFGKGKSFEELLNVPGSCAASVNGKHNEFVAAYSEGIELMKQDPQGVAEYIAKRLPIQANLQMIVNLPKATTLKIEKIQDYTEFENLVKKYL, encoded by the coding sequence ATGTTAAAGGTAATAGCTGCACCAGGACCTGTATCATATCCAATGATAGCGTCAACCATGAAAAACAAGGAGATATCCATTGATTTTGGAAAAGAGGGTAGCGCAGACGTAATTTTAGACTCCACGGTCTCCTTAGTTAGAAGAGGCATAAGAATGGACTACATAACCGTGAAAGGCTTAATGGTAGTGTCTCCTGACGTAGGGAGGAGGATAGGAGTTTGGAGGAAGGGTAGCGCGGCCGATGTGTTGGCTAGAGCCCTCCTTGACAAAAAAGGAATTAAGGGCGAGATATTATACGCTGATGAAATGCCCAAACTTATGGAAATGATGAATAAAGGAGACGTAGACTCCATAGTCATACCTTCTCCCTTTGGAAAGGGCAAGTCCTTTGAGGAGTTACTTAATGTTCCAGGAAGCTGCGCCGCAAGCGTAAACGGTAAACATAACGAATTTGTAGCAGCTTATTCGGAAGGGATAGAGTTAATGAAACAGGACCCTCAGGGAGTTGCTGAGTATATTGCCAAGAGACTTCCAATTCAGGCTAACCTCCAGATGATAGTGAACTTGCCGAAGGCTACCACTCTGAAAATCGAGAAAATACAGGACTACACGGAATTTGAGAATCTTGTAAAGAAATATCTTTAA
- the wrbA gene encoding NAD(P)H:quinone oxidoreductase has product MSCPKILVLFYGYGTIVDLAMEIAEGAKAEGAEVRVVRVPELFPKEVVAKFNVDLSKIEKIPEATMQDLEWADGIVMGSPTRYGNVTGQLKFFLDQTRDLWLKGALYGKPVGFFTEASTIHGGHESTILTMSAYAYHQGMVIVPLGYAIKEISMTTTGGSPYGPSHLGSLKQMDDNERAIARFMGKRITEVARKLRC; this is encoded by the coding sequence ATGTCTTGTCCAAAAATCCTTGTTCTATTCTACGGATATGGGACTATAGTAGATCTGGCCATGGAGATAGCTGAAGGAGCAAAGGCAGAAGGTGCTGAGGTTAGAGTGGTCAGGGTACCAGAGCTTTTCCCCAAGGAGGTAGTAGCTAAATTCAACGTAGATCTTAGCAAGATCGAGAAAATACCAGAAGCCACAATGCAGGATCTTGAGTGGGCAGACGGAATTGTCATGGGCTCACCAACTCGATACGGAAACGTAACTGGACAGCTCAAATTCTTCTTGGATCAAACAAGAGACCTCTGGCTCAAGGGAGCGCTATACGGTAAGCCCGTGGGTTTCTTCACCGAGGCATCCACAATACATGGGGGACATGAGAGCACGATCCTAACAATGAGCGCCTACGCTTATCATCAGGGCATGGTAATAGTTCCCTTAGGTTACGCCATTAAGGAGATATCTATGACTACTACAGGAGGGTCTCCCTACGGTCCCAGCCATCTAGGTAGTCTCAAACAAATGGACGATAATGAAAGAGCTATTGCTAGGTTTATGGGCAAAAGGATAACTGAGGTCGCAAGGAAACTTAGATGTTAG
- a CDS encoding MFS transporter, producing the protein MASLTWRNVIVSGMGVLTDGYNLYSISLSSFFISSSFTFTGAELGLLVAGSYFGAAIAALIFGLLADKIGRKRIYGVDVLVMALGAGLQAFSQSYSELLLARLILGIGIGADYVLSPVIVAENAGEKNRGKMMIITFAVMWGLGAVLAAFVEQMGLMAHLSPSLLWRVVLGVGAIPAISVFVMRRKIYETMMFVSRINPEHEDVKKIENEIGKPLPKARDHTPFLKRLSSSAVLIIAASILWLLYDMYSSTFAIFGPITIASNLGLSPIEFTYVAQFLAGIPGQIICIFLVDRMGRKPLIVMGYAGVAIWLFAYSLLLSDPRIFGLPETQLSVSKLVGEAAILGFSFYMLNYFFSAIGPASIIGSAMVTPELVPTKVRATSQAISVSVDRLATALNITAFPLLLSHYGLGAMVGFYSGIALISTLITLFVIPETKGRELERIVKEGHAQQ; encoded by the coding sequence ATGGCCTCGCTGACTTGGAGAAACGTCATAGTGTCGGGAATGGGAGTTCTAACTGACGGATATAATCTCTATTCCATCTCGTTATCGTCCTTCTTCATATCCTCATCTTTCACCTTTACTGGAGCCGAACTGGGTCTACTCGTGGCGGGATCCTATTTCGGGGCCGCTATAGCTGCACTTATCTTTGGTCTCTTAGCGGACAAAATAGGCAGGAAAAGGATTTACGGAGTAGATGTCCTAGTTATGGCCTTAGGAGCGGGACTGCAGGCCTTCTCTCAGTCATATAGCGAACTCCTCTTGGCCAGATTAATTCTGGGAATTGGGATTGGAGCGGATTACGTTCTCTCTCCAGTGATTGTAGCCGAGAACGCGGGAGAGAAAAACAGGGGAAAGATGATGATAATTACTTTCGCAGTTATGTGGGGATTGGGCGCAGTCCTAGCCGCATTCGTCGAGCAGATGGGATTGATGGCTCATCTGAGTCCATCTTTGCTATGGAGAGTAGTTCTAGGAGTTGGTGCAATACCCGCAATATCTGTGTTCGTAATGAGAAGAAAGATTTATGAGACCATGATGTTTGTGTCAAGGATAAATCCAGAACATGAGGACGTTAAGAAGATAGAGAATGAGATAGGGAAACCGCTTCCAAAGGCTAGGGATCATACCCCCTTCTTGAAGAGGCTTTCCTCCTCAGCCGTCCTGATTATTGCTGCTTCAATTCTCTGGTTGCTCTATGATATGTATTCCTCGACATTCGCCATATTCGGTCCCATAACCATCGCCTCCAACTTGGGTCTATCGCCAATAGAATTCACTTACGTCGCTCAATTTCTTGCTGGTATTCCAGGCCAGATTATCTGCATATTTCTGGTAGACAGAATGGGGAGGAAACCACTCATCGTCATGGGATATGCTGGAGTGGCGATATGGCTATTCGCTTACTCTCTTCTGCTATCAGACCCGAGAATCTTCGGATTGCCTGAAACTCAACTTTCAGTCTCAAAGTTGGTGGGAGAGGCAGCGATTCTAGGTTTCTCCTTCTATATGCTTAACTATTTCTTCTCCGCAATAGGCCCAGCGTCTATAATAGGATCAGCCATGGTAACTCCAGAGCTGGTACCTACTAAGGTTAGGGCAACTAGCCAGGCTATAAGTGTGAGTGTAGATAGACTTGCCACAGCCCTCAACATAACTGCCTTTCCTCTCCTTCTCTCTCATTACGGTCTAGGAGCTATGGTCGGGTTTTATTCTGGAATCGCTCTAATATCTACCCTCATTACACTATTCGTGATCCCAGAGACTAAGGGACGAGAACTGGAGAGAATAGTTAAGGAGGGTCATGCGCAACAATAG
- the sepP gene encoding undecaprenyl-diphosphatase SepP: MKYYWLTLIAFLVIGIWVKIVSEPNMPLNVYLFQAINYHQVSQLNPVMVFLSKYGREYVWIPLTAILLIFKKTRRVAITLAASFILAIIVGEISKYAFAQGRPFLYIHPDYLLVPPPTDYSFPSGHALIVSDGALVLAKLAPRWLWVVMMIEAILVSYSRVYVGVHWPYDVIAGWLLGGWTALFTVNLERRGILAFVEKFLKA; the protein is encoded by the coding sequence ATGAAATACTACTGGTTGACTCTCATCGCCTTCCTAGTTATTGGAATTTGGGTAAAGATCGTCTCTGAGCCAAACATGCCCTTAAACGTATACCTCTTCCAAGCCATTAATTATCACCAAGTATCTCAATTAAATCCAGTAATGGTGTTCCTTAGTAAATACGGTAGGGAGTATGTATGGATTCCCCTTACCGCAATCCTCCTGATATTCAAGAAGACCAGGAGGGTAGCCATAACCTTAGCTGCGTCCTTCATTCTCGCGATCATTGTCGGAGAGATCAGTAAGTATGCCTTCGCTCAAGGTCGGCCTTTCCTTTACATTCATCCGGACTACCTACTGGTTCCTCCTCCAACCGATTACAGTTTCCCCTCAGGACATGCCCTCATTGTGAGCGACGGGGCCCTAGTCCTAGCCAAGCTAGCACCCAGATGGCTGTGGGTGGTAATGATGATAGAGGCAATTCTAGTTTCCTACTCAAGGGTTTACGTCGGAGTTCATTGGCCATATGACGTTATTGCGGGTTGGCTTTTGGGAGGATGGACTGCACTCTTCACAGTGAACCTGGAGAGAAGAGGGATCTTAGCTTTTGTGGAGAAGTTTCTCAAGGCTTAA
- a CDS encoding 2-keto-4-pentenoate hydratase, translated as MDKAELLMEAYLSRNEIEPFELTEDEAKEVGERFSKMLIEREGLGGYKITKSGIWGVLTKKMITKNELELWFKTHKLEVEIIALVQDGKIQKSFVGLEVPATRFNTWDLPKHYMIADDAFAGRLFVGKEIEPPYGHFKLFINGDLMGEGAPNYNPANVVRPDQTGYVSCGAFIGPVKLSKGDVIRVEGKKTFQVKAV; from the coding sequence ATGGATAAGGCAGAACTCTTGATGGAAGCCTACCTTTCAAGAAATGAAATTGAACCTTTTGAGCTAACCGAGGACGAGGCTAAAGAGGTAGGCGAAAGGTTTTCCAAGATGTTGATAGAGAGGGAGGGATTAGGCGGTTACAAGATAACTAAGTCAGGTATATGGGGAGTGCTAACCAAGAAAATGATAACGAAAAACGAGTTGGAACTCTGGTTTAAAACTCACAAATTGGAGGTGGAGATTATAGCTCTTGTTCAGGATGGGAAGATTCAGAAGAGCTTCGTTGGTCTGGAGGTCCCAGCCACTAGGTTTAACACATGGGATCTTCCGAAGCACTACATGATAGCCGACGATGCCTTTGCGGGGAGACTTTTTGTGGGTAAAGAAATTGAACCTCCTTATGGGCACTTTAAGTTATTTATTAACGGGGATCTTATGGGAGAGGGCGCACCCAACTATAATCCAGCTAACGTTGTGAGACCTGACCAGACAGGATATGTATCGTGTGGAGCATTCATCGGTCCGGTCAAACTCTCCAAGGGAGACGTAATAAGAGTTGAGGGAAAGAAGACCTTTCAAGTTAAGGCGGTTTAA